The Nitrosopumilus cobalaminigenes genome contains a region encoding:
- a CDS encoding Rieske (2Fe-2S) protein, which yields MAWKKVADKGAVAAGKGKAFKVDGKQIAIFNQDGYHAMDDLCVHQDGSIAPGKLEGDIVECPLHFWHYNIKTGELTDYLKEVKLETYPVEARDDGIYIDI from the coding sequence ATGGCTTGGAAGAAAGTTGCAGATAAAGGAGCAGTTGCAGCAGGTAAAGGTAAAGCTTTCAAAGTCGACGGCAAGCAGATAGCAATTTTCAATCAAGATGGATATCATGCAATGGATGATCTATGCGTACATCAAGATGGCTCTATTGCACCTGGTAAGTTAGAAGGAGATATTGTAGAATGTCCATTACATTTTTGGCATTACAATATCAAAACAGGAGAATTAACAGACTATCTAAAAGAAGTCAAACTAGAAACTTATCCAGTTGAGGCCAGAGATGATGGCATTTACATCGACATTTAA
- a CDS encoding adenosylhomocysteinase gives MSKVKSSPKLIKEGKLSYEWARSHMQILDNTINRYKKSKPLKGITLGFCLHITKETSVLLMGAKELGATVACCGGNPLTTQDNIAAFLASQGINVYSWHGQSVKDYDWCIDQVLKHKPTILTDDGADMNIKAHFDKRFKDMEVLGATEETTAGVTRIRAVENQGKLRYPVILVNEAYTKHMFDNRYGTGQSTIDGYLRAMNLLMASKRVVVVGYGWVGRGVASRCNGMGSKVIVTEVDPIKALEAHMDGFEVMPMSQAAKIGDMFITCTGMTSVIRKEHIMKMKDGAIMGNVGHFDVEIDSKFLLKSSKSVKEVRPSLDECILKNGKKVYLIGQGRLANLVAAEGHPPEVMAQSFSNQILSVLYILKNHKKMENKIINVPEEIDQQIAVDALKAMDVKIDKLTPEQVKYANNW, from the coding sequence TTGAGTAAAGTAAAGTCTAGTCCAAAATTGATCAAAGAAGGTAAGTTATCTTATGAATGGGCAAGATCTCATATGCAAATTTTAGATAATACTATTAATCGATACAAAAAATCAAAACCTCTCAAAGGAATTACTTTGGGATTTTGTCTTCACATCACTAAAGAAACATCTGTTTTATTGATGGGTGCTAAAGAACTAGGAGCCACAGTTGCTTGTTGCGGTGGAAATCCGTTAACCACACAAGACAATATTGCAGCATTTTTAGCATCTCAAGGAATCAATGTTTATTCTTGGCATGGACAATCTGTCAAAGATTATGATTGGTGTATTGATCAAGTTCTAAAACACAAACCAACTATCCTTACCGATGACGGAGCTGATATGAACATCAAAGCTCATTTTGATAAACGATTCAAAGACATGGAGGTTCTTGGGGCAACAGAGGAGACTACTGCTGGTGTTACAAGAATTAGAGCTGTAGAAAATCAGGGAAAACTTCGCTACCCTGTAATTTTAGTTAATGAAGCATATACAAAACACATGTTTGATAATAGATATGGTACAGGACAAAGTACCATTGATGGATATCTCCGTGCAATGAATCTTCTCATGGCATCAAAACGTGTAGTTGTTGTTGGTTATGGATGGGTTGGACGTGGTGTTGCATCCCGATGTAATGGAATGGGTTCCAAAGTAATTGTAACTGAAGTGGATCCTATCAAAGCTCTTGAAGCTCACATGGATGGATTTGAAGTAATGCCAATGTCACAAGCTGCAAAGATTGGAGATATGTTCATCACTTGTACTGGAATGACCAGTGTGATTCGCAAAGAACACATTATGAAAATGAAAGATGGTGCAATCATGGGTAATGTCGGTCACTTTGATGTTGAAATTGATAGTAAATTCTTGTTGAAATCTTCAAAATCTGTTAAAGAAGTACGACCAAGTCTTGATGAATGTATTTTGAAAAATGGAAAGAAAGTTTATCTCATTGGACAAGGACGTCTTGCAAACTTGGTTGCAGCAGAAGGACATCCGCCTGAAGTAATGGCACAGTCATTTTCAAATCAAATTTTATCTGTTTTGTATATTCTTAAAAATCACAAAAAGATGGAAAATAAAATCATCAATGTTCCTGAAGAAATTGATCAACAAATTGCAGTTGATGCTCTAAAGGCTATGGATGTTAAAATCGATAAATTAACTCCAGAGCAAGTAAAATATGCCAATAACTGGTAA